From the genome of Pseudomonas yamanorum, one region includes:
- a CDS encoding DEAD/DEAH box helicase, with product MTFATLGLIEPLLRALETLGYQTPTPVQAQAIPAVLAGRDLMAAAQTGTGKTAGFAVPLLQLLTMEGPKVSANSVRALILCPTRELAEQVHASVAEYAQHLPLTTYAVYGGVSINPQMMKLRKGVDVLVATPGRLIDLFRQNALKLNQLQTLVLDEADRMLDLGFSEELANIYRMLPKKRQTLLFSATFSDEIRQLAGQMLIDPLTVEVSPRNVAANTVKQWVVPVDKKRKAELFVHLMRKGRWKQVLVFAKTRNGVDALVEKLQGLGINADGIHGDKPQATRQRALDRFKSSDVQILVATDVAARGLDIEDLPLVVNFDLPIVAEDYIHRIGRTGRAGNTGEAISLVCADEVNMLSAIEMLTRQTLTRKMEQDFEPEHRVPDTDATGQVVKKPKKPKKPKASGGGKRNLGKWVESGEVSVAEPSIKPVRKVPAFNTGPRKKK from the coding sequence ATGACTTTCGCCACACTTGGCCTGATCGAACCCTTGCTGCGCGCCCTTGAGACGCTTGGCTACCAGACCCCGACGCCGGTGCAGGCGCAAGCCATTCCGGCGGTGCTGGCCGGTCGCGACCTGATGGCTGCGGCCCAGACCGGCACCGGCAAGACCGCCGGTTTCGCCGTGCCGCTGCTGCAGCTGCTGACCATGGAAGGGCCGAAAGTCAGCGCCAACTCGGTGCGCGCGCTGATCCTGTGCCCGACTCGCGAGTTGGCCGAGCAGGTTCACGCCAGCGTCGCCGAGTACGCCCAACACCTGCCGCTGACCACGTACGCCGTATACGGCGGCGTGAGCATCAACCCGCAGATGATGAAGCTGCGCAAGGGTGTTGATGTGCTGGTCGCCACCCCTGGCCGCCTGATCGACCTGTTCCGCCAGAACGCGCTGAAACTCAACCAGCTGCAAACCCTGGTGCTGGACGAAGCCGACCGCATGCTCGACCTGGGCTTCTCCGAAGAACTGGCGAACATCTACCGCATGCTGCCGAAAAAGCGCCAGACCTTGCTGTTCTCCGCGACCTTCTCCGACGAGATCCGCCAGTTGGCGGGGCAGATGCTGATTGATCCGCTGACCGTCGAAGTCAGCCCGCGCAACGTTGCCGCCAATACTGTTAAGCAGTGGGTGGTGCCGGTGGACAAGAAGCGCAAGGCGGAACTGTTTGTGCACCTGATGCGCAAGGGCCGCTGGAAGCAGGTGCTGGTGTTCGCCAAGACCCGCAACGGCGTGGATGCGCTGGTAGAGAAGCTCCAAGGCCTGGGCATCAATGCCGACGGGATTCACGGCGACAAACCACAAGCCACTCGCCAGCGCGCGCTGGATCGCTTCAAGAGCAGTGACGTGCAGATTCTGGTGGCTACTGACGTGGCGGCCCGTGGCCTGGACATCGAAGACTTGCCACTGGTGGTCAACTTTGACCTGCCGATCGTGGCCGAGGATTACATCCACCGCATCGGCCGTACTGGTCGTGCGGGCAACACCGGTGAGGCGATTTCCCTGGTGTGTGCGGATGAAGTAAACATGCTGTCGGCCATCGAGATGCTGACCCGTCAGACATTGACCCGGAAGATGGAGCAGGACTTCGAACCGGAGCATCGCGTGCCGGATACCGATGCCACTGGCCAGGTGGTGAAGAAGCCGAAAAAGCCGAAGAAACCCAAGGCGTCCGGTGGCGGCAAGCGCAACCTGGGCAAGTGGGTGGAGAGCGGTGAAGTGTCGGTGGCGGAGCCGTCGATCAAGCCGGTGCGCAAGGTTCCTGCGTTTAATACTGGGCCGCGTAAGAAGAAGTAA
- a CDS encoding TIGR03862 family flavoprotein, translated as MPQTQTSPQHVIIIGGGPAGLMAAEVLIQAGVRVDVYDGMPSVGRKFLLAGVGGMNITHSEAYPAFLSRYAERAPFMAPLLRQFGAEALCEWIHGLGIETFVGSSGRVFPTDMKAAPLLRAWLKRLRDQGVVIHTRHRWLGWNPDGSLLIHSPEGDKSVHGDAVLLALGGGSWSRLGSDGAWLKLLEDKGVPYAALQPSNCGFEVSAWSELMVSKFAGAPLKNVAIGLADDKPRLGECVITATGIEGSLIYALSAPIREAINRDGSATVHIDLLPGKPLDKVIAALSKPRGSRSMSKHLHSQLGVDGVKAALLRELTPAEHFNDPAQLAADIKALPLTLVKTRPMDEAISTAGGVPFEVLDERLMIKQLPGVFCAGEMLDWEAPTGGYLLTGCFASGRVAGRGMLEWLKN; from the coding sequence ATGCCCCAGACTCAAACCTCACCTCAACACGTCATCATCATCGGCGGCGGCCCCGCCGGGCTGATGGCCGCGGAAGTGTTGATCCAGGCCGGGGTCCGGGTCGACGTGTACGACGGTATGCCGTCGGTGGGCCGCAAGTTTCTGCTGGCGGGCGTCGGCGGCATGAACATCACCCATTCCGAAGCCTACCCGGCGTTTTTGTCGCGCTACGCCGAGCGCGCGCCGTTCATGGCGCCATTGCTGCGTCAGTTCGGTGCCGAAGCGTTGTGCGAATGGATACATGGGCTGGGGATTGAAACCTTTGTCGGCAGCTCCGGCCGGGTGTTTCCTACCGACATGAAAGCCGCCCCGCTGCTGCGCGCCTGGCTCAAGCGACTGCGAGACCAGGGCGTAGTTATCCACACCCGTCATCGCTGGCTGGGCTGGAATCCCGACGGTAGCCTGCTTATCCACAGCCCCGAGGGCGACAAAAGTGTGCACGGTGATGCGGTGCTGCTGGCGTTGGGCGGCGGCAGCTGGTCGCGGCTGGGCTCGGACGGGGCATGGTTGAAATTGCTGGAAGACAAAGGCGTGCCTTACGCAGCATTGCAACCGAGTAACTGTGGCTTCGAGGTCTCAGCCTGGAGCGAGTTGATGGTCAGCAAATTCGCCGGGGCACCGTTGAAAAACGTCGCCATCGGGTTAGCGGACGATAAACCTCGGCTGGGTGAATGCGTGATCACCGCCACGGGCATCGAAGGCAGCCTGATCTACGCGTTGTCGGCGCCGATTCGTGAGGCGATCAACCGGGATGGATCAGCCACGGTGCATATCGACCTGTTGCCGGGCAAGCCGCTGGACAAGGTGATTGCGGCGTTGAGCAAGCCACGTGGCTCACGCTCGATGAGCAAGCATTTGCACAGTCAGTTGGGAGTGGACGGGGTGAAGGCGGCGCTGCTGCGGGAATTGACCCCGGCCGAGCATTTCAACGATCCAGCTCAGTTGGCGGCGGATATCAAGGCGTTGCCGCTGACGCTGGTGAAAACCCGGCCGATGGACGAAGCCATCAGTACGGCGGGCGGTGTGCCGTTTGAGGTACTGGATGAACGCTTGATGATCAAGCAATTGCCGGGTGTGTTTTGCGCAGGCGAGATGCTGGATTGGGAAGCACCGACGGGCGGGTACTTACTGACGGGGTGTTTTGCCAGCGGGCGAGTGGCTGGGCGCGGCATGCTGGAATGGCTGAAGAACTGA
- a CDS encoding histone deacetylase family protein, with amino-acid sequence MPLPLIYHDDYSPEFPADHRFPMDKFRLLRDHLVESGLTRDSQLLRPELCPAEILALAHEPRYIERYMSGELSREDQRRLGLPWSEALARRTVRAVGGSLLAAEQALEHGLACHLAGGTHHAHYDYPAGFCIFNDLAVISHYLLASGRVNRVLIFDCDVHQGDGTARILHDTPDAITVSLHCEKNFPARKAESDWDIPLPMGMGDADYLKVVDDALNYLLPLYQPDLVLYDAGVDVHKDDALGYLKLTDQGVAARDESVMRHCLGRDIPVVGVIGGGYSKDRPALARRHGILHHSAQRVWTSSGCH; translated from the coding sequence ATGCCTTTGCCACTGATCTACCACGACGACTACAGCCCCGAGTTCCCGGCGGACCACCGCTTCCCCATGGATAAATTCCGCCTGTTGCGTGACCATCTGGTGGAGAGCGGCCTGACCCGGGACAGCCAACTGCTGCGACCGGAACTCTGCCCTGCCGAGATTCTGGCCCTGGCCCATGAACCTCGGTATATCGAACGCTACATGAGCGGCGAGTTGTCCCGCGAAGACCAGCGGCGCCTCGGCCTGCCCTGGAGCGAAGCCCTGGCCCGGCGCACCGTGCGCGCGGTGGGCGGCTCGTTGCTGGCGGCCGAGCAGGCCCTTGAGCATGGTCTGGCCTGCCACCTGGCCGGCGGCACCCACCACGCCCACTACGATTACCCGGCGGGTTTCTGCATCTTCAATGACCTGGCGGTGATCAGCCATTACCTGCTGGCCAGCGGCCGGGTCAACCGGGTGCTGATCTTCGATTGCGACGTGCACCAGGGCGACGGCACCGCGCGCATCTTGCACGACACCCCGGACGCGATCACCGTGTCCCTGCACTGCGAAAAGAACTTCCCCGCCCGCAAGGCCGAAAGCGACTGGGACATCCCGCTGCCGATGGGCATGGGCGACGCGGACTACCTCAAGGTGGTCGACGATGCCCTCAATTACCTGCTGCCGCTGTATCAGCCCGACCTGGTGCTGTATGACGCCGGCGTAGATGTGCACAAGGACGACGCCCTCGGCTACCTCAAGCTGACAGACCAAGGCGTCGCCGCCCGCGATGAAAGCGTGATGCGCCACTGCCTGGGCCGCGATATTCCGGTGGTCGGCGTGATCGGCGGCGGCTACAGCAAAGACCGCCCTGCCCTGGCCCGTCGCCACGGAATCCTGCACCACAGCGCGCAGCGGGTCTGGACGTCATCAGGTTGTCATTGA
- a CDS encoding GNAT family N-acetyltransferase gives MEPILQLESARLVLRQWSDADLPEFARMCADPQVMRYFPATLSRLESAALIGRIRGHFAEYGFGLWALQRKDSGEFIGLTGLLNVSFEAPFTPAVEIGWRLAKEHWGLGYASEAAWTALRCGFDRLKLDEIVSFTTEANLPSQKVMQAIGMHYDPLADFEHPKVAADDPVRHHVLYRITRAQWLDTLHG, from the coding sequence ATGGAGCCAATACTGCAATTGGAAAGCGCACGCTTGGTGCTGCGCCAATGGAGCGATGCCGACTTGCCGGAGTTTGCGCGCATGTGCGCCGACCCGCAGGTGATGCGTTATTTCCCGGCCACCTTGAGCCGCCTGGAAAGCGCTGCGCTGATCGGGCGTATTCGCGGCCATTTTGCCGAATACGGTTTTGGCCTGTGGGCGTTGCAGCGTAAAGATAGCGGCGAATTCATCGGCCTCACCGGCTTGCTGAATGTCAGCTTCGAGGCGCCGTTCACCCCGGCGGTGGAAATCGGCTGGCGCCTGGCCAAGGAACACTGGGGCCTGGGCTACGCCAGCGAAGCCGCCTGGACCGCCCTGCGCTGTGGTTTCGACCGGCTGAAGCTGGACGAGATCGTTTCGTTTACCACTGAAGCCAATCTGCCATCACAAAAAGTCATGCAGGCCATCGGTATGCATTACGATCCCCTGGCAGATTTTGAACACCCCAAGGTCGCAGCGGATGACCCGGTGCGGCATCATGTGTTGTATCGCATCACCCGCGCCCAATGGTTGGACACGCTGCACGGATAA
- the tesB gene encoding acyl-CoA thioesterase II, translating into MSQVLEDLVDLLTLEPIEENLFRGRSQDLGFRQLFGGQVLGQSLSAASQTVEEARHVHSLHGYFLRPGDAALPVVYSVDRVRDGGSFSTRRVTAIQKGNPIFTCSASFQYDEAGFEHQTTMPVVVGPENLPSELELTQQRAHLIPEHMREKLLCPKPIEVRPVTEKDPYNPQPSDPVKYVWFRADGALADSPALHKYLLAYASDFGLLTTSLLPHGKTVWQKDMQVASLDHALWFHADLRADDWLLYAMDSPWAGNSRGFSRGSVYNRAGQLVASVTQEGLIRHRKDWA; encoded by the coding sequence ATGAGCCAAGTGTTGGAAGATCTGGTGGACCTGCTGACCCTGGAGCCGATCGAGGAAAACCTCTTTCGCGGCCGCAGCCAGGACCTGGGCTTTCGCCAGCTGTTTGGCGGCCAAGTGCTCGGCCAGTCGCTGTCGGCGGCCAGCCAGACCGTTGAAGAGGCGCGGCATGTGCATTCGTTGCACGGTTACTTCCTGCGCCCGGGCGATGCGGCGTTGCCGGTGGTGTATTCGGTCGACCGGGTGCGCGATGGCGGCAGTTTCAGCACGCGCCGGGTGACGGCGATCCAGAAGGGCAACCCGATCTTCACCTGCAGCGCTTCGTTCCAGTACGACGAAGCAGGCTTCGAGCATCAGACCACCATGCCCGTGGTGGTCGGCCCGGAAAACCTGCCCTCGGAGCTGGAGCTGACCCAGCAGCGCGCGCACCTGATTCCTGAGCACATGCGCGAAAAACTGCTGTGCCCCAAGCCGATCGAAGTGCGGCCGGTGACCGAGAAAGACCCGTACAACCCGCAGCCGTCCGACCCGGTCAAATACGTGTGGTTTCGTGCGGATGGCGCGTTGGCTGACTCACCGGCGCTGCACAAATACCTGCTGGCTTACGCCTCGGATTTCGGCCTGCTGACCACTTCGCTGCTGCCCCATGGCAAGACGGTTTGGCAGAAAGACATGCAAGTCGCCAGCCTCGACCACGCGCTGTGGTTCCACGCCGACCTGCGTGCCGATGACTGGTTGCTCTACGCCATGGACAGCCCGTGGGCCGGCAATTCCCGTGGGTTCTCCCGGGGCAGCGTGTACAACCGCGCCGGGCAACTGGTGGCGTCGGTCACCCAGGAAGGCTTGATTCGTCATCGCAAGGATTGGGCATGA
- a CDS encoding HAD family hydrolase, whose protein sequence is MSLSDVKHWVFDMDGTLTVAVHDFAAIRVALDIPATDDILTHLAALPADEAAAKHAWLLEHERELALGSVAATGAVELVRELAGRGYRLGILTRNAWELAHVTLQAIGLADCFAVEDVLGRDDAPPKPDPGGLLKLARAWEVTPQEMVMVGDYRFDLDCGRAAGTKTVLVNLPDNPWPELADWHAEDCAVLRRML, encoded by the coding sequence ATGAGCCTGAGTGATGTGAAGCATTGGGTGTTCGACATGGATGGCACCCTGACGGTGGCCGTGCATGACTTTGCGGCGATTCGCGTAGCGTTGGATATTCCGGCGACTGACGACATTCTTACCCACCTGGCGGCATTGCCCGCCGACGAAGCAGCAGCCAAGCATGCGTGGCTGCTGGAGCATGAGCGCGAGTTGGCGCTGGGCTCGGTGGCGGCGACCGGTGCGGTGGAGTTGGTGCGGGAATTGGCCGGGCGCGGTTATCGGCTGGGCATCCTGACGCGCAATGCGTGGGAGCTGGCCCATGTGACGTTGCAGGCGATCGGCCTGGCGGACTGCTTTGCGGTTGAGGATGTGTTGGGGCGCGATGATGCGCCGCCCAAGCCTGATCCGGGTGGTTTGTTGAAGCTGGCGCGAGCGTGGGAAGTGACGCCGCAAGAGATGGTGATGGTCGGTGATTACCGCTTTGATCTGGATTGTGGGCGGGCGGCGGGGACCAAGACGGTGTTGGTTAACTTGCCGGATAACCCGTGGCCGGAGCTCGCGGATTGGCATGCCGAAGATTGCGCGGTATTGCGCCGGATGCTCTAA
- the ypfJ gene encoding KPN_02809 family neutral zinc metallopeptidase, which yields MLWKKGRRSDNVVDARDDSGGGGGGMRFGGGKGLSLTAIVLIVGIGWLTGQDPMQILGQLSGQLTEQAPSVSPQTRQAPPANDEQADFVRAVLGDTEDTWAQVFQENGLTYKNPKLILFRGRVNSACGGATSASGPFYCPADQQVYLDLDFFREMSQRFKAAGDFAQAYVIAHEVGHHVQTLLGISAKIQAARQQGRQMQGDGGLLVRQELQADCFAGVWANRAQKRLNWLEPGDIEEALNAANAIGDDRLQQQGQGRVVPDSFTHGTSAQRVRWFKTGFAQGQITQCDTFTAKSL from the coding sequence ATGCTATGGAAAAAAGGCCGACGCAGCGACAACGTGGTGGACGCCCGCGATGACAGTGGCGGCGGTGGCGGTGGCATGCGTTTTGGCGGCGGCAAGGGCCTGAGCCTGACGGCCATCGTGCTGATCGTCGGCATCGGCTGGCTGACCGGCCAGGACCCGATGCAGATCCTCGGGCAACTCAGCGGCCAGCTCACCGAGCAAGCGCCCTCCGTCAGCCCGCAAACCCGCCAGGCGCCACCGGCCAATGATGAACAGGCCGACTTCGTGCGCGCCGTCCTCGGCGACACCGAAGACACCTGGGCCCAGGTGTTCCAGGAAAACGGCCTGACCTACAAGAACCCCAAATTGATCCTGTTCCGCGGTCGGGTGAACTCCGCCTGCGGTGGCGCCACCTCCGCCAGCGGGCCGTTCTATTGCCCGGCAGACCAACAGGTATACCTGGACCTGGATTTCTTCCGGGAAATGTCCCAACGCTTCAAGGCCGCCGGGGATTTCGCCCAGGCCTACGTGATTGCCCATGAAGTCGGACACCACGTTCAGACGCTGCTGGGCATCTCGGCGAAGATTCAGGCAGCCCGCCAGCAAGGCCGGCAGATGCAAGGCGACGGCGGCCTGTTGGTGCGCCAGGAACTGCAAGCCGACTGCTTCGCCGGTGTGTGGGCCAACCGGGCGCAAAAGCGCCTGAACTGGCTGGAGCCTGGCGACATTGAAGAAGCATTGAATGCGGCCAACGCCATCGGCGATGACCGCTTGCAGCAACAGGGCCAGGGCCGCGTGGTACCTGACTCGTTTACCCACGGTACCTCGGCACAGCGGGTTCGCTGGTTTAAGACCGGCTTCGCCCAGGGCCAGATCACTCAATGCGACACCTTTACCGCCAAGAGCCTTTAA
- a CDS encoding DMT family transporter: MTLSTPLSGVNHPLKGILLIVVATFLFSSHDALSKYLAGFYPIVMVVWARYLVHTLLMAGIFLPQSGLRVLRSKRPLLQVARALCLLGTSLFFTAALHFIPLAEATAVNFLAPILVTALSVPLLGEHVTRGQWLAVICGFIGVLIIVHPGGELFTPAVLLPLTSALFFCFYQLLTRILSKYDTSTTSNFFAGLCNTLVMSALVPFFWQVPSLWHGVLMLALGSCGMTAHLMLTQAFRFAAPALLAPFGYCQIVFAGLLGWLVFNHTPDLTTVVGIGVICLSGLAAAWQQRRR, from the coding sequence ATGACCCTCAGCACCCCACTTTCCGGCGTCAACCACCCCCTCAAAGGCATTTTGCTGATTGTGGTGGCCACTTTTCTGTTTTCCAGCCACGACGCGCTGTCCAAATACCTGGCCGGGTTCTACCCGATCGTGATGGTGGTGTGGGCCCGTTACCTGGTGCACACACTCTTGATGGCCGGGATTTTCCTGCCGCAATCAGGGCTGCGGGTACTGCGCAGTAAACGACCGTTGCTGCAGGTGGCGCGGGCCTTGTGCCTGCTGGGCACCAGCCTGTTTTTCACGGCGGCGTTGCACTTTATCCCGTTGGCCGAGGCCACGGCGGTCAACTTTCTTGCGCCGATTCTGGTCACCGCCTTGTCGGTGCCGCTGCTGGGTGAGCACGTGACCCGTGGCCAATGGCTGGCGGTGATTTGCGGGTTCATCGGGGTGTTGATCATTGTGCACCCCGGCGGTGAGCTGTTCACCCCGGCGGTGTTGTTGCCTCTGACGTCCGCGCTGTTCTTCTGCTTCTACCAACTGCTTACCCGCATCCTCAGCAAGTACGACACGTCCACCACCAGCAACTTCTTCGCCGGGCTGTGCAACACCTTGGTGATGAGTGCGCTGGTGCCGTTCTTCTGGCAAGTGCCGAGCCTGTGGCATGGGGTGTTGATGCTGGCGCTGGGCAGTTGCGGGATGACCGCGCACTTGATGCTGACCCAGGCCTTCCGCTTCGCGGCGCCGGCCTTGCTGGCGCCGTTCGGCTATTGCCAGATCGTGTTTGCGGGGTTGTTGGGCTGGCTGGTGTTCAATCACACCCCGGACCTGACCACGGTGGTCGGGATCGGGGTGATTTGCCTGAGCGGGTTGGCCGCTGCCTGGCAGCAGCGGCGCAGGTAG
- a CDS encoding MFS transporter produces MPSQNPAVAVRHSNPHSGIGDKIRGAMAVGKTRWGMLALVFFATTLNYIDRAALGVMQPILAKEMSWTAMDYANINFWFQVGYAIGFVLQGRLIDRVGVKRVFFCAVLLWSLATGAHGLATSAVGFMVCRFILGLTEAANYPACVKTTRLWFPAGERAVATGIFNAGTNVGAMMTPMLLPLILHVWGWQAAFLCMSALGGIWLLFWGLKYYNPEDHPSVKQSELDYVQQEVEPEQPRVPFSRILRMRGTWAFALAYSMTAPVFWFYLYWLPPFLNQQYNLGINVTQMGIPLIIIYLTADFGSIGGGILSSFLIGRGMNPIKARLLSMLLFACCIVGVIMAAGSSQLWVAVFAISLAIGAHQAWTANIWSLVMDYTPKHMMSTVFGFGGMCAAIGGMFMTQIVGHILTVTNNNYTVLFTLIPAMYFIALIWMYFMAPRKIPTVEV; encoded by the coding sequence ATGCCTTCGCAAAATCCCGCCGTGGCCGTGCGCCACAGCAATCCCCATAGCGGCATCGGCGACAAAATCCGTGGCGCCATGGCTGTCGGTAAAACCCGCTGGGGCATGCTGGCCCTGGTGTTTTTCGCCACCACCCTGAACTACATCGACCGCGCCGCCCTCGGCGTGATGCAACCGATCCTGGCCAAGGAAATGAGCTGGACGGCGATGGACTACGCCAACATCAACTTCTGGTTCCAGGTGGGTTACGCCATCGGCTTTGTGCTGCAAGGCCGGCTGATCGACCGGGTAGGCGTCAAGCGCGTGTTCTTCTGCGCGGTGCTGCTGTGGAGCCTGGCCACCGGCGCCCACGGCCTGGCCACCTCGGCGGTGGGCTTTATGGTCTGCCGGTTCATTCTCGGTTTGACCGAAGCCGCCAACTACCCGGCCTGCGTCAAGACCACCCGCTTGTGGTTCCCTGCCGGCGAGCGTGCCGTGGCCACCGGGATCTTCAATGCCGGCACCAACGTCGGCGCGATGATGACGCCGATGCTGCTGCCGCTGATCCTTCACGTGTGGGGTTGGCAGGCCGCCTTCCTGTGCATGTCGGCACTGGGCGGGATCTGGCTGCTGTTCTGGGGCCTCAAGTACTACAACCCGGAAGACCATCCGAGCGTGAAGCAATCGGAACTGGACTACGTGCAGCAGGAAGTCGAACCGGAACAACCCCGCGTGCCGTTCAGCCGCATCCTGCGGATGCGCGGCACCTGGGCCTTCGCCCTCGCCTACTCGATGACCGCACCGGTGTTCTGGTTCTACCTGTATTGGTTGCCGCCGTTCCTGAATCAGCAATACAACCTGGGCATCAACGTGACCCAGATGGGCATCCCGCTGATCATCATTTATCTGACGGCGGACTTCGGCAGCATTGGCGGCGGGATTCTGTCTTCGTTCCTGATCGGCCGTGGGATGAATCCGATCAAGGCGCGGTTGTTGTCGATGCTGCTGTTCGCCTGCTGCATCGTCGGGGTGATCATGGCCGCCGGTTCCAGCCAGCTGTGGGTCGCGGTGTTTGCCATCTCCCTGGCCATCGGCGCGCACCAGGCCTGGACGGCCAACATCTGGAGCCTGGTGATGGACTACACGCCCAAGCACATGATGAGTACGGTGTTTGGTTTTGGCGGCATGTGCGCGGCCATCGGCGGGATGTTCATGACCCAGATCGTCGGCCATATCCTGACCGTGACCAACAACAACTACACCGTGCTGTTCACCCTGATTCCGGCGATGTACTTCATCGCGCTGATCTGGATGTACTTCATGGCGCCGCGCAAGATTCCGACCGTCGAGGTCTGA
- the quiC gene encoding 3-dehydroshikimate dehydratase QuiC — MQRSIATVSLSGTLPEKLEAIAAAGFDGVEIFENDLLYYDGSPREVRQMCADLGIAITLFQPFRDFEGCRRDRLARNLERAERKFDLMQELGTDLVLVCSNASADSVGDESILLDDLSLLAEHAGRRGLRIGYEALAWGRHVNTWQQVWNLVRKIDHPSLGVLLDSFHTLSLKGDPSAIAEIPGDKIFFVQMADAPILAMDVLEWSRHFRCFPGQGEFDLAGFLAPIIKSGYTGPLSLEIFNDGFRAAPTRANAADGLRSLLYLEEKTRQRLAEEAKPVPEILFETPAASEYDGIEFLEFAVDENLGAKLTSWLERLGFVKAGQHRSKSVSLLRQGDINLILNCEPYSFAHNFFEAHGPSLCATAIRVKDSAKALERAVAYKGQPYRGLVGPNELELAAVRAPDGSLIYLVDQNEGGLYDTDFNLQPASAASGGLLRIDHMAMALPADSLDSWVLFYKSLLDFEADDEVVLPDPYGLVKSRALRSRCSSIRLPLNISENRNTAISHALSSYRGSGVHHIAFDCADIFAEVSRAKDAGVPLLDIPLNYYDDLAARFDFDDEFLSQLAYYNVLYDRDAQGGELFHVYTEPFEGRFFFEIIQRKNGYTGYGAANVAVRLAAMAKSRSGAVRQARL, encoded by the coding sequence ATGCAACGCTCCATCGCCACCGTTTCCTTGAGCGGAACCTTGCCGGAAAAACTCGAAGCCATCGCGGCTGCCGGGTTTGATGGCGTGGAAATCTTCGAAAACGATCTGCTGTATTACGACGGCAGCCCGCGTGAAGTCAGGCAAATGTGCGCCGACCTCGGCATTGCCATCACCTTGTTCCAGCCGTTCCGGGATTTTGAAGGCTGCCGCCGCGACCGCCTGGCGCGCAACCTTGAACGAGCCGAGCGCAAGTTCGACTTGATGCAGGAGTTGGGCACCGACCTGGTGCTGGTGTGCAGTAACGCGTCAGCCGATTCCGTTGGCGATGAAAGCATTCTACTGGATGACCTGAGCCTGCTGGCCGAACACGCTGGCCGCCGTGGCCTGCGCATTGGCTATGAAGCGTTGGCCTGGGGCCGACACGTCAACACCTGGCAACAGGTGTGGAACCTGGTGCGCAAGATCGATCATCCGAGCCTGGGCGTGTTGCTCGACAGCTTCCACACCCTGTCCCTCAAGGGCGACCCGAGCGCTATTGCCGAAATCCCCGGCGACAAGATTTTCTTTGTGCAGATGGCCGACGCGCCGATCCTGGCGATGGATGTACTGGAGTGGAGCCGGCATTTCCGCTGCTTCCCAGGCCAGGGCGAGTTCGACCTGGCGGGCTTCCTCGCCCCCATCATCAAGAGCGGCTACACCGGGCCGTTGTCGTTGGAAATCTTCAACGACGGCTTCCGCGCCGCACCGACCCGGGCCAACGCCGCCGACGGCCTGCGCTCGCTGCTGTACCTCGAAGAGAAGACTCGCCAACGGTTGGCGGAGGAAGCCAAACCGGTCCCCGAGATTCTGTTCGAAACCCCGGCCGCCAGCGAATACGACGGCATTGAATTCCTGGAATTTGCCGTGGATGAAAACCTCGGTGCCAAGCTCACTTCATGGCTGGAGCGTCTGGGCTTCGTCAAGGCCGGGCAGCATCGCTCCAAGAGCGTGAGCCTGCTGCGCCAGGGCGATATCAACCTGATCCTCAACTGTGAACCCTATTCCTTCGCCCACAACTTCTTCGAGGCCCACGGCCCGTCGTTGTGCGCCACGGCGATCCGCGTGAAGGACAGCGCCAAAGCCCTGGAGCGGGCGGTGGCTTACAAGGGCCAGCCGTATCGCGGGCTGGTCGGCCCCAACGAGCTGGAGCTGGCGGCCGTTCGTGCACCAGATGGCAGCCTGATCTACCTCGTCGACCAGAACGAAGGCGGCCTCTACGACACCGACTTCAACCTGCAACCTGCAAGCGCTGCCAGCGGCGGCCTGCTGCGCATCGACCACATGGCGATGGCCTTGCCCGCCGACAGCCTCGACAGCTGGGTGCTGTTCTACAAAAGCCTGCTGGATTTCGAAGCCGATGACGAAGTGGTGCTGCCCGACCCCTACGGCCTGGTGAAAAGCCGGGCACTGCGCAGTCGCTGCAGCTCGATTCGCCTGCCGCTGAATATTTCCGAGAACCGCAACACCGCGATTTCCCACGCGTTGTCGAGCTATCGCGGCTCGGGCGTGCACCACATTGCCTTCGACTGCGCGGACATTTTCGCCGAGGTCAGCCGGGCCAAGGACGCCGGTGTGCCGCTGCTGGATATCCCGCTCAACTACTACGATGACCTGGCGGCGCGGTTTGATTTCGACGACGAGTTCCTCAGCCAGTTGGCCTACTACAACGTGCTGTACGACCGCGATGCCCAGGGCGGTGAACTGTTTCACGTCTACACCGAGCCGTTCGAAGGCCGGTTTTTCTTCGAGATCATCCAGCGCAAGAACGGTTACACCGGTTACGGCGCGGCCAACGTGGCGGTGCGCCTGGCGGCCATGGCCAAGTCCCGCAGCGGTGCGGTGCGCCAGGCCAGGTTGTAA